In Methylobacterium aquaticum, the following are encoded in one genomic region:
- a CDS encoding MucR family transcriptional regulator translates to MSDVNLEQQSEFVGLAADIVSSYVANNNLQAAELPGLIASVHASLAALGQPAPAVVEETRATPAQIRKSVTPDHLISFLDGKPYRSLKRHLTSQGLTPAEYRQKFGLPPDYPMVAASYAAQRSALAKSLGLGQRRREAAAARDAVEEPAPAAPEVAEEKTAPRRRSRKAAAE, encoded by the coding sequence GTGTCGGACGTCAACTTGGAGCAGCAGTCTGAGTTCGTCGGCCTCGCGGCCGATATCGTCTCGTCCTATGTCGCGAACAACAATCTTCAGGCAGCGGAATTGCCGGGCTTGATCGCGTCGGTGCATGCTTCGCTGGCCGCGCTCGGCCAGCCGGCGCCGGCGGTGGTCGAGGAAACCCGGGCGACCCCGGCGCAGATCCGCAAGTCGGTCACGCCCGACCACCTGATCAGCTTCCTGGACGGCAAGCCCTACCGCTCGCTCAAGCGCCACCTCACCTCGCAGGGCCTGACGCCCGCCGAGTACCGGCAGAAATTCGGCCTTCCGCCCGATTACCCGATGGTCGCGGCGAGCTACGCCGCCCAGCGCTCGGCGCTGGCCAAGAGCCTCGGCCTCGGGCAGCGCCGGCGCGAGGCGGCGGCGGCGCGGGACGCGGTCGAGGAGCCGGCTCCGGCAGCCCCGGAGGTCGCGGAGGAGAAGACCGCCCCGCGCCGTCGCTCGCGCAAAGCCGCGGCCGAGTAG
- a CDS encoding SDR family NAD(P)-dependent oxidoreductase has product MPVILITGASSGIGAALAQHYAAPGATLVLNARGPERLEAVADLCRRKGAAVETRPLDVRDRDGVRAWIGDVSRRLGLDLVIANAGVNGGHPEGGLETEETAFLVLDVNLMGALNVALPAVALMAERGKGQVALISSLAAYAPLPDAPAYSGTKAALLAHGLALREKLAPKGVRMNVVCPGYVKTAMGADYEGWRPLEMSAEAAARRIAKGLARDEAVVAFPAALAAAARGAALIPESWRRLGMRGFSFRMSERQQR; this is encoded by the coding sequence TTGCCCGTCATCCTGATCACCGGCGCCTCGAGCGGCATCGGCGCGGCCCTGGCGCAGCATTACGCCGCCCCCGGCGCGACCCTGGTGCTGAACGCCCGCGGGCCCGAGCGCCTGGAGGCGGTGGCCGACCTCTGCCGGCGCAAGGGCGCCGCGGTCGAGACCCGGCCCCTCGACGTGCGCGACCGGGACGGCGTGCGGGCCTGGATCGGCGACGTCTCCCGGCGGCTCGGCCTCGACCTCGTCATCGCCAATGCGGGGGTCAATGGCGGCCATCCCGAGGGCGGCCTGGAGACCGAGGAGACCGCCTTCCTGGTCCTCGACGTCAACCTGATGGGCGCCCTCAACGTGGCGCTGCCGGCGGTCGCCCTCATGGCCGAACGGGGCAAGGGCCAGGTCGCGCTGATCTCCTCGCTCGCGGCCTATGCGCCGCTCCCCGACGCGCCGGCCTATAGCGGCACCAAGGCGGCGCTGCTCGCCCACGGCCTGGCGCTGCGCGAGAAGCTGGCGCCGAAGGGCGTACGGATGAACGTGGTCTGCCCGGGCTACGTGAAGACCGCGATGGGCGCCGATTACGAGGGCTGGCGCCCGCTCGAGATGAGCGCCGAGGCGGCGGCGAGGCGCATCGCCAAGGGGCTGGCCCGCGACGAGGCGGTGGTCGCCTTCCCGGCGGCGCTGGCAGCCGCGGCGCGGGGCGCCGCGCTGATCCCGGAATCCTGGCGCCGCCTCGGCATGCGCGGCTTCAGCTTCCGGATGAGCGAGCGCCAGCAGCGCTGA
- a CDS encoding UDP-glucose dehydrogenase family protein has translation MRVAMVGAGYVGLVSGACFADFGHTVVCVDTAPEKIAALKDGRIPIYEPGLDALVAENVRQERLTFTTNLAQAVAGADAVFIAVGTPSRRGDGFADLTYVYQAARDIAAAVTGPTVVVTKSTVPVGTGDEVERIVREARPDVAIAVASNPEFLREGAAISDFKRPDRVVIGADDPDAAAIVSELYRPLYLNHAPILVTSRRTAELTKYAANAFLATKITFINEIADLCEQVGADVQEVARGIGLDNRIGRKFLHAGPGYGGSCFPKDTLALVKTAQDAGSPVRLVETVVAVNDSRKRAMARKVAAACGGSVRGRRIAVLGLTFKPNTDDMREAPSLSIITGLQDAGARIVAYDPEGVEQARPLLAEVEYAADPYSCAAGAHALVIVTEWDAFRALDLKRLHGAMAEPVLVDLRNVYRPEDARRHGFTYASVGRP, from the coding sequence ATGCGCGTTGCGATGGTGGGAGCGGGCTATGTCGGCCTGGTCTCGGGGGCGTGCTTCGCGGATTTCGGCCATACGGTCGTGTGCGTCGACACCGCGCCGGAAAAGATCGCAGCCCTCAAGGACGGCCGCATCCCGATCTACGAGCCCGGCCTCGACGCGCTCGTCGCCGAGAACGTGCGCCAGGAGCGCCTGACCTTCACCACGAACCTCGCCCAGGCCGTGGCCGGCGCCGACGCGGTGTTCATCGCCGTCGGCACGCCGTCGCGCCGCGGCGACGGCTTCGCCGACCTGACTTACGTCTACCAGGCCGCCCGCGACATCGCGGCCGCCGTGACCGGGCCGACCGTCGTCGTCACCAAGTCCACCGTGCCGGTCGGCACCGGCGACGAGGTCGAGCGCATCGTCCGCGAGGCGCGGCCGGACGTCGCCATCGCGGTCGCCTCGAACCCGGAATTCCTGCGCGAGGGCGCGGCGATCTCCGATTTCAAGCGGCCCGACCGCGTCGTCATCGGCGCCGACGACCCGGACGCCGCGGCGATCGTGAGCGAGCTCTACCGCCCGCTCTACCTCAACCACGCCCCGATCCTGGTGACGAGCCGGCGCACCGCCGAGCTGACCAAGTACGCGGCCAACGCCTTCCTCGCCACCAAGATCACCTTCATCAACGAGATCGCGGATCTCTGCGAGCAGGTCGGCGCCGACGTGCAGGAGGTCGCCCGCGGCATCGGGCTCGACAACCGCATCGGCCGCAAGTTCCTGCATGCCGGCCCCGGCTATGGCGGCTCGTGCTTTCCCAAGGATACCCTGGCGCTGGTCAAGACCGCGCAGGATGCGGGGAGCCCGGTGCGCCTCGTCGAGACGGTGGTGGCGGTCAACGACAGCCGCAAGCGCGCCATGGCCCGCAAGGTCGCTGCGGCCTGCGGCGGATCGGTGCGGGGCAGGCGGATCGCGGTGCTCGGGCTGACCTTCAAACCGAACACCGACGACATGCGCGAGGCGCCCTCGCTCTCGATCATCACCGGGCTGCAGGATGCCGGCGCGCGGATCGTGGCCTACGATCCGGAGGGCGTCGAGCAGGCCCGCCCGCTCCTGGCCGAGGTCGAATACGCCGCCGATCCCTATTCCTGCGCCGCCGGCGCGCATGCTCTCGTGATCGTGACCGAATGGGACGCGTTCCGGGCCCTCGATCTCAAGCGCCTGCACGGCGCGATGGCCGAGCCGGTGCTGGTCGACCTGCGCAACGTCTACCGGCCCGAGGATGCCCGCCGGCACGGCTTCACCTATGCCAGCGTCGGGCGGCCCTGA
- a CDS encoding glycosyltransferase family 2 protein, translated as MPPFGWPPEPRGQVTAPTPSVSPHPLRAALRLGRGRRVVRDFSRLKLDFGTEGLRLDVADLGLGGRWVSIAFKDENHGAFSRVELNAIVDGPEGPEATGLSERAFGHGRFTWLGRLPAGTTALTLTPMLGEQGLSIAEFTVTVRSRLALVGRAALRRPVITGQALFWRAVGKRVRSQHRLARALVPSGLTAYDTWVRHFDTLSEADRARIAAEVAQWRDAPLISVVMPVYNPGPKVLEEALRSVRGQLYPHWELCIADDASTDPAVPRLLARAAAEDPRIRVERRPENGHIAAATNTALGLARGAYVAFMDHDDVLPAHALYEVAKAIRREPELDLIYSDEDKIDAEGRRFEPHFKGDWNPELLYGQNYLNHLTVVRRSLVEAVGRLRPGFEGSQDHDLLLRLSDRLDPGRVRHLPVILYHWRTAIGSGTFSDAFLARAEAARLKALEELVARRGWPHRVERGPLGFNRLVRALPDPAPRVSVIIPTKDRAELLRVVLDGLLTRTDYPDIEIVVVDNGSTEPSAKALLEESATDPRVRVLARPGPFNFSGLSNDGAAAASGPLLLFLNNDIEVVEPGWMTEMAAIAVEPEVGAVGAKLSYPDGTLQHGGVVLGVGGVAGHSHPDIGPDDPGYFGRMVISQEVSAVTGACLMMRREVFEAVGRFDAERLAVAFNDIDLCLRVRKAGYRVIWTPHAALTHHESKSRGKEDTPEKRARFEAEVATMTERWGPELRNDPYYNPNLARAKALFRLW; from the coding sequence ATGCCGCCGTTCGGGTGGCCGCCGGAGCCGCGAGGACAGGTGACAGCCCCGACCCCTTCCGTGTCCCCTCACCCCTTGCGCGCCGCTCTCCGCCTCGGGCGCGGGCGCCGGGTCGTGCGGGACTTTTCCCGGCTGAAGCTCGATTTCGGCACCGAGGGCCTGCGCCTCGACGTGGCGGATCTCGGACTCGGCGGGCGCTGGGTGTCGATCGCCTTCAAGGACGAGAATCACGGCGCCTTCAGCCGGGTCGAGCTGAATGCCATCGTCGACGGGCCGGAGGGGCCGGAAGCCACCGGCCTGTCCGAGCGCGCCTTCGGCCATGGCCGCTTCACCTGGCTCGGGCGGCTGCCCGCCGGCACCACCGCCCTGACGCTGACGCCGATGCTCGGCGAGCAGGGTTTGAGCATCGCCGAATTCACCGTCACGGTGAGGAGCCGCCTCGCGCTCGTCGGCCGGGCGGCCCTGCGCCGGCCGGTCATCACCGGCCAGGCGCTGTTCTGGCGCGCGGTCGGCAAGAGGGTGCGCTCGCAGCACCGACTCGCCCGCGCCCTCGTGCCGTCGGGGCTTACCGCTTACGACACCTGGGTCCGCCATTTCGACACGTTGAGCGAGGCCGATCGCGCCCGCATCGCGGCCGAGGTGGCGCAGTGGCGCGACGCACCCCTGATCTCGGTGGTGATGCCGGTCTACAACCCGGGCCCCAAGGTGCTGGAAGAGGCCCTGCGCTCGGTCCGCGGGCAGCTCTACCCGCATTGGGAATTGTGCATCGCCGACGACGCCTCGACCGATCCGGCGGTGCCGCGCCTGCTCGCCCGGGCGGCGGCGGAGGATCCCCGCATCCGGGTCGAGCGACGGCCCGAGAACGGCCACATCGCGGCGGCCACCAACACGGCGCTCGGGCTGGCGCGGGGCGCCTACGTCGCCTTCATGGACCACGACGACGTCTTGCCGGCCCACGCGCTCTACGAGGTGGCCAAGGCGATCCGGCGCGAGCCGGAGCTCGACCTGATCTACAGCGACGAGGACAAGATCGATGCCGAGGGGCGGCGCTTCGAGCCGCACTTCAAGGGCGACTGGAACCCCGAGCTCCTCTACGGCCAGAACTACCTCAACCACCTGACGGTGGTGCGCCGCAGCCTGGTCGAGGCGGTGGGGCGCTTGCGCCCGGGCTTCGAGGGCAGCCAGGACCACGACCTGCTCCTGCGCCTGAGCGACCGGCTCGATCCCGGTCGGGTGCGCCACCTGCCGGTGATCCTCTACCATTGGCGCACCGCGATCGGCTCCGGCACCTTCTCGGACGCATTTCTCGCCCGGGCCGAGGCGGCGCGGCTCAAGGCGCTGGAGGAACTGGTGGCGCGGCGCGGCTGGCCGCACCGGGTCGAGCGCGGCCCGCTCGGCTTTAACCGGCTGGTGCGGGCGCTCCCCGATCCGGCCCCGCGCGTCTCGGTGATCATCCCGACGAAGGACCGGGCCGAGCTGCTGCGCGTCGTCCTCGACGGGCTGCTGACGAGGACCGACTATCCCGACATCGAGATCGTGGTGGTCGACAACGGCAGCACCGAGCCCTCGGCCAAGGCGCTGCTGGAGGAGTCGGCGACGGATCCGCGGGTGCGGGTGCTGGCGCGCCCCGGCCCGTTCAACTTCTCGGGCCTCTCGAACGACGGCGCGGCCGCCGCGAGCGGGCCGCTCCTCCTGTTCCTCAACAACGACATCGAGGTCGTGGAGCCGGGCTGGATGACCGAGATGGCCGCGATCGCGGTCGAGCCCGAGGTCGGCGCGGTCGGCGCCAAGCTGTCCTATCCGGACGGCACGCTCCAGCATGGCGGCGTGGTCCTGGGCGTCGGCGGGGTCGCCGGCCACAGCCATCCGGATATCGGGCCGGACGATCCGGGCTATTTCGGCCGCATGGTGATCTCGCAGGAGGTCTCGGCGGTGACCGGCGCCTGCCTGATGATGCGGCGGGAGGTGTTCGAGGCGGTCGGCCGCTTCGATGCCGAGCGCCTCGCGGTGGCCTTCAACGACATCGATCTCTGCCTGCGGGTGCGCAAGGCCGGCTACCGCGTGATCTGGACGCCGCACGCCGCCCTGACGCACCACGAATCGAAGAGCCGCGGCAAGGAGGACACGCCGGAGAAGCGCGCCCGCTTCGAGGCCGAGGTCGCCACCATGACCGAGCGCTGGGGGCCGGAACTGCGCAACGACCCCTATTATAACCCCAACCTCGCCCGGGCGAAGGCGCTGTTCCGGCTCTGGTGA
- a CDS encoding formyltransferase family protein: MRIALFTLEALPNARAVRRFVADNAARIAFVGLSDPERPSTGGLAGQVRRHLGRSGPGFLPYLAVNFGLPDLVRGLAPATQALSGSRDVPEATPLRTLCRRLGLPHATITDVNGPETTGLLREHGAELILSFHFDQIFDAATLAAAPKGGLNVHPSLLPRHRGPVPTLHALLEDKPDFGVTVHRLAPAIDAGGILAQAPVALPEGVTASRAAILLHEAGRPLLEGVLAEAERAGALPEGRSVPVLPYCGFPTPAQLRNLKRRGRRLVDAGDLREALSLSLKP, from the coding sequence GTGCGGATCGCCCTGTTCACCCTCGAAGCCCTGCCCAACGCCCGGGCCGTGCGCCGCTTCGTCGCCGACAACGCCGCGCGGATCGCCTTCGTCGGCCTGTCCGACCCGGAGCGGCCGAGCACCGGCGGGCTCGCCGGCCAGGTGCGGCGCCATCTCGGGCGCTCCGGCCCCGGCTTCCTGCCGTACCTGGCGGTGAATTTCGGCCTGCCCGACCTCGTCCGGGGGCTCGCGCCCGCGACGCAGGCGCTGTCGGGCAGCCGCGACGTGCCGGAGGCGACGCCCCTGCGCACCTTGTGCCGGCGCCTCGGCCTGCCGCACGCCACCATCACCGACGTGAACGGGCCGGAGACGACCGGGCTCTTGCGGGAGCACGGCGCCGAGCTGATCCTGTCATTCCATTTCGACCAGATCTTCGACGCCGCGACCCTGGCGGCGGCCCCGAAGGGCGGGCTCAACGTCCACCCCTCGCTGCTGCCGCGCCACCGCGGGCCGGTGCCGACCCTGCACGCGCTCCTGGAAGACAAGCCGGATTTCGGCGTCACGGTGCATCGGCTGGCCCCGGCGATCGATGCCGGCGGGATCCTGGCGCAGGCACCGGTGGCGCTGCCCGAGGGCGTCACCGCCTCGCGGGCGGCGATCCTGCTGCACGAGGCCGGGCGGCCGCTGCTGGAGGGGGTTCTGGCCGAGGCCGAGCGGGCGGGCGCGCTGCCGGAGGGGCGGAGCGTCCCGGTCCTGCCCTATTGCGGCTTCCCGACCCCGGCGCAGCTGCGTAACTTGAAACGGCGGGGGAGGCGGCTGGTCGATGCGGGGGATCTGAGGGAGGCGTTGAGCCTGTCGCTCAAGCCATGA
- a CDS encoding Lrp/AsnC ligand binding domain-containing protein, with protein MQTFFVEIKCRLGKTYTVASALADREIASEIYSTAGHYDVLAKFHVDDGVDIGHFVAEHVQTIADIQDTRTIITFKAF; from the coding sequence ATGCAGACCTTCTTCGTCGAAATCAAGTGCCGCCTGGGCAAAACCTACACCGTGGCGAGCGCCCTGGCAGATCGCGAGATCGCTTCCGAGATCTACTCCACGGCCGGTCATTACGACGTGCTCGCGAAGTTCCACGTCGATGACGGGGTGGATATCGGGCATTTCGTGGCCGAGCACGTGCAGACCATCGCGGATATCCAGGATACCCGCACCATCATCACCTTCAAGGCATTCTGA